A region from the Kribbella shirazensis genome encodes:
- a CDS encoding nucleotidyl transferase AbiEii/AbiGii toxin family protein, with product MKPEHERATRIALDSLRDKGFALAGGNALSRHGIGSRASDDIDLFTNQMNQDVGETATAARDAFEAQGYSTDMIRQGPHHARIEVSKGDEKAQIDFGKDFRSKPPVESEVGPVISVEDAVGSKVGSIYTRGEAKDFVDVDAAMQAGYSTDHLMQLADAREASPMDRPMFASLLDDARRIPDAQYAEYGLDAEQTAGLKERMGAWANQIRAREANPDIDRSVGLLNSGQAMPGEAQAAGSSAAAGHRQSLSQERSRGERGS from the coding sequence ATGAAGCCGGAGCACGAGCGCGCGACCCGGATCGCTCTGGACTCGCTCCGCGACAAAGGCTTCGCGCTGGCCGGCGGCAACGCGCTCTCCCGCCACGGCATCGGCAGTCGCGCGTCGGACGACATCGACCTGTTCACCAACCAGATGAACCAGGATGTCGGCGAGACGGCCACCGCCGCACGGGACGCGTTCGAGGCGCAGGGCTACAGCACGGACATGATTCGCCAGGGCCCGCACCACGCGCGGATCGAGGTCTCGAAGGGCGACGAGAAGGCCCAGATCGACTTCGGCAAGGACTTCCGCAGCAAGCCGCCTGTCGAGTCCGAGGTCGGACCGGTGATCTCGGTCGAGGACGCGGTCGGTTCGAAGGTCGGCTCGATCTACACCCGCGGCGAGGCCAAGGACTTCGTGGACGTGGACGCCGCGATGCAGGCCGGGTACTCCACCGACCACCTCATGCAGTTGGCCGATGCCCGGGAGGCGTCGCCGATGGACCGGCCGATGTTCGCCAGCCTGCTCGACGACGCCCGGCGGATCCCGGACGCACAGTACGCCGAGTACGGCCTCGACGCCGAGCAGACCGCCGGGCTGAAGGAGCGGATGGGCGCCTGGGCGAACCAGATCCGGGCCCGCGAAGCCAACCCGGACATCGACAGGTCGGTGGGGCTGTTGAACTCCGGTCAGGCAATGCCCGGCGAGGCGCAGGCCGCAGGATCCAGCGCGGCCGCCGGGCATCGGCAGTCGTTGTCCCAGGAGCGTTCGAGGGGCGAGCGGGGCAGCTAG
- a CDS encoding MDR family MFS transporter, whose protein sequence is MSTTEPATAGGAASPTDGGPNYLSHKQIMVILGGLMAGMFLAALDQSIVGTALPQIVSEFNSLDKLSWVVTAYLLTSTASTPLWGKISDLYGRRPLFIAAIVTFLAGSVLSALAQNIEMLIGFRAVQGLGAGGLMSLAFATIGDVIPPRERGKYMGYFGAVFGLSSVAGPLLGGLLTDGPGWRWIFWINLPIGLVALGVVAAVLKLPHVKRSHKIDYLGASTVAAAVTSLLLAVSWSGPSNGWGNGTTIALLAGSVVLAVAFVVIELRVAEPIIPMDLFKGRIFSGYAGYAFLLGFAMFGALIFLPLYLQAVKDMSPTRSGLALLPMIVGIFSASIPSGQLMSKTGRYKIYPIVSAVLVSGAMLLLSTLSMNTPYWQLAIYMFVMGSGLGLSMQITVTAAQNSVPRQHMGSATSTMTFFRSMGGAIGTAVYGAVLTSRLKDHLADIVPHATQQMVDGLAKAANSVEALHQLKEPMKGWALHGLVDAMGDVFLVSLPFLAIALIIAVITPEQRLAGREDGPKAEGDDSVESSAAAAMH, encoded by the coding sequence ATGAGCACCACAGAGCCCGCCACCGCCGGCGGCGCTGCTTCACCGACCGACGGTGGTCCCAACTACCTGTCCCACAAGCAGATCATGGTCATCCTCGGCGGGCTGATGGCCGGCATGTTCCTCGCTGCTCTCGACCAGAGCATCGTGGGTACGGCACTGCCGCAGATCGTCAGCGAGTTCAACAGCCTGGACAAGCTGTCCTGGGTCGTCACGGCGTACCTGCTGACCTCGACCGCCTCCACCCCGCTGTGGGGCAAGATCTCCGACCTCTACGGCCGCCGCCCGCTGTTCATCGCGGCGATCGTCACGTTCCTCGCCGGCTCGGTGCTGTCCGCGCTCGCGCAGAACATCGAGATGCTGATCGGCTTCCGGGCCGTCCAGGGTCTGGGCGCCGGCGGTCTGATGTCACTGGCGTTCGCCACCATCGGCGACGTGATCCCGCCGCGTGAGCGCGGCAAGTACATGGGGTACTTCGGTGCCGTCTTCGGTCTGTCCTCGGTGGCCGGCCCGCTGCTCGGCGGTCTGCTCACCGACGGTCCGGGCTGGCGCTGGATCTTCTGGATCAACCTGCCGATCGGCCTGGTCGCCCTGGGCGTCGTCGCCGCCGTGCTGAAGCTCCCGCACGTGAAGCGCTCGCACAAGATCGACTACCTCGGGGCCAGCACGGTCGCCGCGGCGGTCACCTCGCTGCTGCTGGCGGTCTCGTGGAGCGGCCCGAGCAACGGCTGGGGCAACGGCACCACGATCGCGCTGCTGGCCGGCTCCGTCGTGCTGGCGGTCGCGTTCGTCGTCATCGAACTGCGGGTGGCCGAGCCGATCATCCCGATGGACCTGTTCAAGGGCCGGATCTTCTCCGGGTACGCCGGATACGCCTTCCTGCTCGGTTTCGCGATGTTCGGCGCGCTGATCTTCCTGCCGCTGTACCTGCAGGCCGTCAAGGACATGTCCCCGACCCGGTCCGGCCTGGCGCTGCTGCCGATGATCGTCGGTATCTTCTCCGCCTCGATCCCGAGCGGACAGCTGATGAGCAAGACCGGCCGGTACAAGATCTACCCGATCGTCTCCGCGGTCCTGGTCAGCGGCGCGATGCTGCTGCTGTCCACGCTGAGCATGAACACGCCGTACTGGCAGCTGGCGATCTACATGTTCGTGATGGGCTCCGGCCTGGGGCTGTCGATGCAGATCACGGTCACCGCCGCGCAGAACAGCGTGCCCCGGCAGCACATGGGCAGCGCGACCTCGACGATGACCTTCTTCCGCTCGATGGGCGGCGCGATCGGCACCGCGGTGTACGGCGCCGTACTGACCAGCCGGCTGAAGGACCACCTGGCCGACATCGTCCCGCACGCCACGCAACAGATGGTCGACGGGCTGGCCAAGGCGGCCAACAGCGTCGAGGCGCTGCACCAGCTGAAGGAGCCGATGAAGGGCTGGGCGCTGCACGGTCTGGTCGACGCCATGGGCGACGTGTTCCTGGTCTCGCTGCCGTTCCTGGCCATCGCGCTGATCATCGCGGTGATCACGCCGGAGCAGCGGCTGGCCGGACGCGAGGACGGCCCGAAGGCCGAGGGCGACGACTCGGTGGAGTCGTCGGCCGCCGCGGCCATGCACTGA
- a CDS encoding nucleotidyl transferase AbiEii/AbiGii toxin family protein: MNPLQTRTTALGLQALASYGFALAGGYALQAHGFGDRDSDDVDLFTDDLDPANFAEAVSRLVAAYETAGVQVEIARRAPVFARLVVDSATKVDLGVDHRQQPPVTMAIGAVLSEADAIGSKVGAVYSRLEPRDFIDVQYVLDSGRYDETALLELADLREATPLDRAMFASQLQAGARLPDSGFARYGATPEQIARIRRTASEWAATLVEGRMDGSSGTMG, encoded by the coding sequence ATGAACCCGCTGCAGACCAGGACGACCGCGCTGGGCCTGCAAGCCCTGGCCTCCTACGGCTTCGCCCTCGCCGGCGGCTACGCGCTGCAGGCCCACGGTTTCGGTGACCGCGACTCCGACGACGTCGACCTCTTCACCGACGACCTCGACCCGGCCAACTTCGCGGAAGCAGTCAGTCGGCTGGTGGCGGCGTACGAGACCGCAGGCGTCCAGGTCGAGATCGCGCGCCGGGCGCCCGTGTTCGCCAGGCTCGTCGTCGATTCCGCGACCAAGGTTGATCTGGGAGTCGACCACCGGCAGCAGCCACCGGTGACGATGGCGATCGGCGCCGTGCTTTCGGAGGCGGATGCGATCGGTAGCAAGGTCGGCGCCGTGTACTCGCGGCTGGAACCCCGCGACTTCATCGACGTCCAGTACGTCCTCGACAGCGGCCGCTACGACGAAACCGCCCTGCTCGAGCTCGCGGACCTGCGGGAAGCGACGCCGCTCGACCGCGCGATGTTCGCCTCCCAGCTCCAGGCGGGCGCCCGCCTCCCGGACTCCGGCTTCGCCCGGTACGGCGCAACGCCCGAGCAGATCGCACGCATCCGGCGTACGGCGAGCGAGTGGGCCGCGACGCTCGTCGAGGGCCGGATGGACGGGTCATCTGGGACGATGGGCTGA
- a CDS encoding MarR family winged helix-turn-helix transcriptional regulator — translation MQVNDAYAPQTPIEGVMHAFTRIGRRLRAKQPGDTIDHSAHVVLFALRCNGALRLSDLAARLELDASTASRHVRSLEQLGLVRRSPDPDDGRAFRVELTEQGVEQWEDNARRRMELLSAAMEGWSDDEVQTFERLMTRFADGVAALTEAPSSAAWADKGWAAVAPRLRRPTAPAERSTDNSTADGDPAARANTDNNLESTR, via the coding sequence ACGACGCGTACGCTCCACAGACCCCGATCGAGGGTGTGATGCACGCGTTCACGCGGATCGGGCGCCGGCTGAGGGCCAAGCAGCCCGGCGACACGATCGACCACAGCGCGCATGTCGTGCTGTTCGCCCTGCGGTGCAACGGCGCACTGCGACTGTCCGATCTCGCCGCGCGGCTGGAGCTCGACGCCTCCACCGCGAGCCGGCACGTCCGGTCCCTGGAGCAGCTCGGCCTGGTCCGACGCTCCCCCGACCCGGACGACGGCCGCGCCTTCCGGGTCGAGCTGACCGAGCAGGGCGTCGAGCAGTGGGAGGACAACGCCCGCCGCCGGATGGAGCTGCTCAGCGCCGCGATGGAGGGCTGGTCCGACGACGAAGTACAGACCTTCGAGCGGCTGATGACCCGCTTCGCGGACGGCGTCGCCGCCCTGACCGAAGCCCCCAGCAGCGCCGCCTGGGCCGACAAGGGCTGGGCCGCGGTCGCCCCGCGACTGCGCCGCCCCACCGCCCCGGCAGAGCGCAGTACCGACAACTCCACGGCCGACGGTGACCCTGCCGCCCGTGCGAACACCGACAACAACCTGGAGAGCACCAGATGA